AAGCCGCCCGGCTTGACCCGCAAAATGCGATGGCCTACTGGGGGCAGGCACTTGCCATGGGACCTTATTACAACGCGGCGCATAGCTATACCAAACCCGCCGAAATCCCGGAAGTTCTGGCAAGAATGAATGAAGCAGCCGCCGGTGCCACCAACAAAGAACAAAAGCTGATCAAAGCCATGAACACAAGGTATTCCGACAGCCCCGGCGATGCGGAACGGCAGGCATTGAATACCGCCTACGCCCGCAGCTTAAAGTCGCTTGTCGCCGCACACCCCGAAGAAAAAGAGTTCAAAATACTGTACATCGACGCCATGATGCTGCTGCATGCCTGGGACTTCTGGAACCGGGACGGAACGCCAAAAACCTGGACGCCCGAGCTTGTGAAGCTTTGCGAAAAAGTGTTAAAAGTAAGCCCAAAACATCCGGCGGCGTTGCATTACCACATCCACCTGACCGAAGCATCGCGCAATCCGGGCGTTGCATTGGGCAGTGCGGAAACGCTGAGAGATTTGCTGCCTGGCGTCGCGCACATGGTACACATGGCCAGCCACGAATACGAGCGTAATGCACTGTATCATAAAGGAGTGGAAGTAAACAATCTCGCCGATGACAACCTGTTACGCTACGACATGCTGGCCAGAAATCTCGGTTTAAACAAGCACTCATCGCATTACTTTGCAGTGCAGACCTATTGTGCGCTAACTGGCGGCATGTATAAAGATGCATTGCGTTATGCGCAGCGCGCCAGAAAAAGTGTCACCCCTTCCTATGAAGCCACTTATGATCAATATCTGTTCATGCTGCCCGTTATGGCGCAAGTGCGAATGGGCAAATGGCAGGAAATACTGAACGATACGGTAGCGGCTGATCCCAGGTGGACTTATGCGGGCATTCTCTCGCACTTTGCAAAAGGAATTGCTTTTGTCAATACAGATAACACCGAATCGGCAGCGCGGGAGTTGGACAGTCTTAGAAAAAAGATTAACGATCCTGTTCTGACGAAACGACGGATACCTTTTAACTCACCCGTTGAAATCGCGCGGATCGCCGAGAAGATCCTTACCGGAGTTGTATATTATGCGCAAAAGGATCAGGCAAAAGCAATTGCCAGTCTGGAAGCAGCGGTGAAGCTGGAAGACAATCTTGTCTACACAGAGCCAAAAGACTGGCCGTTACCCAGCAGGCAGTTTTTAGGGCATATTTTGTTAAAAAGCGGCAAGACGGCACTGGCGGGCCAGGTTTACCGCGCGGATCTCGCTAAAAATCCGGGAAATGGATGGTCGCTGATTGGCTTGTTCCAAACTGCGAAAGCACAGGGAAATGCCCAGTTGGCTGCCAGGTACGCAGCGCAATATAAACTGCCTTTTGCGCACGCCGACGAAATCCCGACCAGGTCTGTTTTTCTGAAATGAACTTGAACATCAATCATCTTCTACCATGCCTGCATCCCGAAAAAAAGCCATCAACGTCATTCTTGCCGCCACATTTATTGCCGGTACGCTGGATATCCTGGCGGCTATCCTGGTTTATTCCATTGTGCTTGAGCAAACAAGCCCCTCAATGATATTGATGTCCATCGCCAGCGGCGTATTTGGCAAAGCTGCGTTTTCAGGCGGTAGCCTGATGGTACTGGCTGGTCTTCTTTTGCATTACTTGATCGCATTCCTGTTTTCCACATTCTACTACATCATTTACCCCGGACTCGAATTTTTGAAAAAACAGCGGCTGATCAGCGGGATATTGTATGGGATTTTTGTGTGGCTGGTCATGAACCTGGGTGTGCTGCGGATCGTCTTCTCCGCCAAGCTGCCATCCGACCCGGAAGCCGCCCTGCTCGGAATATCGATCTTAATCATTGCATTCGGAATCCCGATTTCCTACATCATCTCAACCAGCAGGAACTAGACACTGTCGCCTGTCCCATAACGCTTTTCTCTGATTTTGCTATAAATTGTCCTTTCAAAGCATTTTTATAATTACCCTTTAAATCATCAAAAGTGAAAATACCAATATATACCGGTATCGTATTACTTTGCCTTGCCGGCGTTTTTGCCGGAGCATTCGGTCAAGACAATCCTACTTTTAAGGTAAAGGCCGGGGATTATCCCGACAAGGTCATTCCGGTCGCCGCACAGTTTCAGTACCCGGAATTTAAAAAAGGAAAAGTGCTGTTCTATGGCGGTCGCATGGCGGAGGCGTTGCTGAATTACTCTTATCTGAGCGGCGAAATACTTTTCCTGAAAGATCATAAAGACACGCTGGAACTGCTTGATAAAGAATTGGTGAAGGTAGTGGACATTCAGGGGGCCATTTTTTAT
This Dyadobacter sp. UC 10 DNA region includes the following protein-coding sequences:
- a CDS encoding DUF1440 domain-containing protein, which codes for MPASRKKAINVILAATFIAGTLDILAAILVYSIVLEQTSPSMILMSIASGVFGKAAFSGGSLMVLAGLLLHYLIAFLFSTFYYIIYPGLEFLKKQRLISGILYGIFVWLVMNLGVLRIVFSAKLPSDPEAALLGISILIIAFGIPISYIISTSRN
- a CDS encoding tetratricopeptide repeat protein → MNSLSPIITLAIYWLGLLSLKLFPVATPASNPAEKITMCGPVYSANSTADENGKFVGVLPGWGSYSFPVTTTVDSSQFYFDQGLNMYYSYHMRESVASFREAARLDPQNAMAYWGQALAMGPYYNAAHSYTKPAEIPEVLARMNEAAAGATNKEQKLIKAMNTRYSDSPGDAERQALNTAYARSLKSLVAAHPEEKEFKILYIDAMMLLHAWDFWNRDGTPKTWTPELVKLCEKVLKVSPKHPAALHYHIHLTEASRNPGVALGSAETLRDLLPGVAHMVHMASHEYERNALYHKGVEVNNLADDNLLRYDMLARNLGLNKHSSHYFAVQTYCALTGGMYKDALRYAQRARKSVTPSYEATYDQYLFMLPVMAQVRMGKWQEILNDTVAADPRWTYAGILSHFAKGIAFVNTDNTESAARELDSLRKKINDPVLTKRRIPFNSPVEIARIAEKILTGVVYYAQKDQAKAIASLEAAVKLEDNLVYTEPKDWPLPSRQFLGHILLKSGKTALAGQVYRADLAKNPGNGWSLIGLFQTAKAQGNAQLAARYAAQYKLPFAHADEIPTRSVFLK